In the Prochlorococcus marinus str. MIT 9312 genome, AATTCATTGGATATTTTTTTCAACTTAGGAATTTCTGTTAATTCACAACATGCATGAACTAATTTTTTTACACCTTTTGAACGCAATCTACAAACAACATCTTCAAGATCTTTATCAAAATTTTCGAATATTAAATGACAGTGCGAGTCTATGAGTTCAATATCGCTCATAATTATGATCCGCCTTTTTACTGTGTGGCAAGAGTAGTTTTTACTAAATTGTTAATTTTTGATTTTCTGTTAGCCCCATTATTCTTATGAAGTACATTTTTCTTAACCGCCTTATCAATTAAACTAAAAGCCTTATTAAGACTTGTTTTCACTAAATCTTTATTCTCATCATTGGGGTCTTTTTTATATTTTTCGCAATTCTCTAAGGTTTTTTTAGTCAATGTTCTTACTGTAGATTTATATGATTTATTAATTAAACGATTTCTTTCTGCAATTTTTATTCTCTTTTTTGCTGATTTGTTATTGGCCACAGAGGGTACATAAATATAAGATTTATATCATAACAAATAAATCGACTACTAATCAATCATATATAATTTAGAAAGGTATTAAATTGGGTCGCGAGCCTTTCAATTTGAAAAATTTAGAAATGAGGATTATAAACAATAAAAAAGACGCTATCCAAGAATTAAAAAGGATTTCTTCTAGAACTAATTCAGAAAACAATAACAAGATAAATCTAATCGTCGAAGAAATTCTTCAAGAGGTAAAAACTTATGGGGATATAGCAGTTGAAAAATATACCAAAAAGTTTGATGGTTTCAACCCTGACCCTATGCAAATTAGTGAGGATCACTTAAAGGATGCATGGGATGAAATTGATAGCAATTTAAAGCGCTCACTTGAGGTGGCCCATAAAAGAATTAAAAAATTCCATGAAAAGGAAATTCCACAATCTTTCACTATAAAAGGTGAACATGGTGATACAGTTCAAAGGAGATGGAGACCAGTTAAAAATGCAGGTATTTATATTCCTGGAGGCAGAGCTGCTTATCCAAGTACTGTATTAATGAATGCAATACCTGCAAAAGTAGCAGGAGTAGAAGAAATTATAATGGTATCTCCTGGAAATAAAGAAGGGGAAATAAACAAAACTGTTTTAGCTGCAGC is a window encoding:
- the rpsT gene encoding 30S ribosomal protein S20, with the translated sequence MANNKSAKKRIKIAERNRLINKSYKSTVRTLTKKTLENCEKYKKDPNDENKDLVKTSLNKAFSLIDKAVKKNVLHKNNGANRKSKINNLVKTTLATQ